One segment of Anaerolineae bacterium DNA contains the following:
- a CDS encoding site-specific DNA-methyltransferase, with protein MGDAGLPLDQVLEGDCIEVLNRLPERSVDLIFADPPYNLQLQRALWRPNLTQVDAVDDDWDRFESFAAYDAFTHDWLTACRRVLKDTGTLWVIGSYHNIYRIGTILLDLGFWILNDIVWLKTNPMPQFRGVRFANAHETLLWVQKHKGARYTFNYRAMKALNGDLQMRSDWALPICSGKERLKVDGRKAHATQKPEALLYRVILASSNPGDVVLDPFFGTGTTGAVAKRLGRHWIGIERDPDYVRLARERIAAVEAVRDLEGILASRERRALPRVPFGALLEHGLLTPGQELYFDGRADRAALVLASGHVRCGELTGSIHQVARHLAGGPCNGWEHWYYRRAGSDDLTPINALRDQLRTINSIEGEEHSST; from the coding sequence ATGGGTGACGCTGGCCTGCCACTTGACCAGGTGCTTGAAGGGGACTGCATCGAGGTGCTTAACAGGCTCCCGGAGCGGTCGGTTGACCTGATCTTCGCCGATCCGCCGTACAACCTGCAGCTCCAGCGGGCGCTGTGGCGTCCCAACCTGACACAGGTTGACGCCGTAGACGATGACTGGGATCGCTTTGAGAGCTTTGCAGCGTATGACGCTTTTACCCACGACTGGTTGACAGCCTGCCGGCGTGTGCTCAAGGATACCGGTACGCTGTGGGTGATCGGCAGTTATCACAACATCTACCGGATTGGCACGATCCTCCTTGATCTGGGCTTCTGGATCCTGAATGACATTGTCTGGCTGAAGACCAACCCCATGCCTCAGTTCCGGGGAGTGCGCTTTGCCAATGCTCACGAAACCCTGTTGTGGGTGCAGAAGCATAAAGGCGCGCGTTATACGTTCAATTACCGGGCGATGAAAGCGCTTAATGGCGACCTGCAAATGCGCAGCGACTGGGCGCTGCCCATCTGCAGCGGCAAAGAACGCCTGAAGGTGGACGGCAGAAAAGCTCATGCTACACAGAAGCCTGAAGCGCTGCTCTACCGGGTGATCCTGGCCAGTTCGAATCCCGGCGATGTGGTGCTGGATCCGTTTTTTGGTACGGGGACAACTGGCGCAGTCGCCAAGCGGCTGGGCCGCCACTGGATCGGGATTGAGCGCGATCCGGATTATGTACGGCTGGCACGGGAACGGATCGCGGCCGTCGAGGCAGTGCGGGATTTGGAAGGTATCCTGGCCTCCCGGGAACGGCGTGCTTTACCGCGCGTGCCATTCGGCGCCCTTCTGGAGCATGGCCTGCTCACCCCGGGGCAGGAACTCTACTTCGATGGCCGGGCTGACCGGGCGGCGCTGGTGCTGGCCAGCGGCCATGTTCGCTGCGGCGAGTTGACTGGTTCGATCCACCAGGTTGCGCGGCATCTGGCAGGCGGCCCGTGCAATGGCTGGGAGCACTGGTATTATCGCCGGGCTGGCAGCGACGACCTGACCCCGATCAATGCCCTGCGGGATCAGTTGCGAACTATCAACAGCATCGAGGGTGAGGAACATAGCAGCACATAA
- a CDS encoding thioredoxin family protein → MDGLEADLRGKVEVLRLDILNGPGRELARRYGVRAVPVFLLFDGQGNLIQQHSGIPNRDALREAALALSNRG, encoded by the coding sequence GTGGATGGGCTAGAAGCCGACCTGCGCGGAAAAGTGGAAGTGTTGCGGCTGGATATTCTGAATGGGCCGGGGCGTGAGCTTGCCCGGCGCTATGGTGTGCGTGCTGTGCCGGTCTTTTTGCTGTTCGATGGACAGGGTAATCTGATCCAACAGCACAGCGGCATTCCTAACCGGGACGCATTGCGCGAGGCCGCGCTTGCCCTCTCCAACCGCGGCTGA